The sequence below is a genomic window from Nocardia fluminea.
GGCATCGGCGGCGACCGCACCGTTGCCGCTCTGCATGATCGCCCGGTGGAACAGTCCGGCGGTCTGCGGCGCGGCGATCAACGCCGCCACGCTCATCGCGCCCGCGGACTCACCGAAAATCGTCACATTGCCGGGGTCACCACCGAAAGCGGCGATGTTCTCGCGCACCCACCGCAACGCGAAGATCTGATCGTGCAGACCGCGGTTGGACGGTGCGCCCTCGATCTCGGCGAATCCCGACACCCCGAGGCGATAGTTGATCCCCACCATGACCACACCGTCGCGCGCGAACGCCGTCCCGTCATAGATCGCGCGGGCGTTGGACCCGCGGACGAACGCGCCACCGTGAATCCACACCAGCACCGGTAGTCCCGAAGCGGCGGGGTCGGGCGTCCACACGTTCGCGTTGAGGTATTCGTCGCCGGGGATGCCGTCACTGCCGATCAGGGCGTGGATCGGTGCGGGATACGGCGTCTGCGCGCAGGTGGCGCCCATGACGGTCGCGTCGCGCACGCCTTCCCAGACCGGTGCGGCTTCGGGCAGCTGGAATCGTTTCGGCCCGACCGGGGCCGCCGCGAACGGCACTCCGAGAAAGCGGGTGACCCCGGCCTCCGTGTGGCCGCGGATCGCGCCGCTCGTGGTCGTGACGATCGGTTCCATGAAATCCTCCTACGCGCGGTGAGCCCCGATTATGGGCGCTCGTCCGGTTCGCCGTCAGTCGTTTGCCTACGGAACGAGCGGTCCGGCCAGCACCCGCTCGCCCGCCGCGCGGTCGCCGTCCCAGGTGAACTCCGGGTCGTCGCCGGATTTGCGCGCCCACAGGGCCAGGAGCAGGTCCGATGCGGTACCCGTGAGTTCGGCGACCGGCTCACCGGGGCCGTAGGTCCAGCTGTTGCCGGTGTCGGCGGTCCGCACTCGCAGCGCCACGTCCGGTTCGACCGCCAGGCCGCGGTGGATCATCCGGGGCGCGAACAGTTCGAAGACCTCATCGATGCCGTCGACCGCGAGATCGGGGTCGAACGGGTCGGCCTCGCCGAGCGCGTTCTGTCCGTCCCACAGGTGCATGAGCGTCTCGTGGGCGCGGCGCCGCCGCCAGAAACCGACGGTGCGCGGCATGGACCGGGTGAAGGTCCAGGCCTGCTGGTTCTCGTCCGCGGACAACGAGCTCACCATCGCGTCGGCCGTCGATTCGTACCATTCCCGCAGGGCCGCCGGATCTTTCGGCGCCGGTTCGCCCTCGAAATCGCCGCGCAGCTCGGTTACCGCGGTGACCACCCACAGATTGCCGCGCCCGACATGGTCGACGAGGTCGTAGAACACCCAGTCACCGCAGGACGGCACCGGCGCGGTGAGTTCGGTGTCGGGAGTGATGAGCTCACCGAAAGCGGTGAGCTTCGCACAGAGCAGCGCCAAGTAGTCCATGCCGATCACGGTAGCGCCGAAGTGCCCGCGGTCTCGGGGTGAACCCTGATCTACACCCGGATATCAGTGCTGACCTGGTGATCTATTGCTCGCCCGATGGGAGGATCGAAGGTGTCGGATCGCTGGACGGCGGTCGTGGAGTCGAAGGAGTCGTCATGGTCTTGAAAGTCATCGGCATCGTCGTGGTCGCGGTGATCGCGTTCTGGATTCTCGGTGCGCTGATCGAGGCGCTGATGCCCATCTTGGTGATCGGGGCGATCGGTACCGGCCTGTACCTGCTGTACAAGGCGGTGTCGGGGAGCGACAAGACCCCGATCAGTTAGCCGGCTGTGGTTAGCATGGCGGGGTGGAACAGGTACCCGAGGACTGGCAGCGCGGTCTGGTGATCGTCGCGCACCCCGACGACATCGAATACGGCGCCGCGGCGGCGGTCGCGCGATGGACGGGGCAGGGCAAGGACATTCGCTACCTGCTCGTCACGCGCGGCGAGGCGGGGATCGCGGGGATGCCGCCCGCGCAGGCCGCGCCGTTGCGCGAGATCGAGGAGATCTCGGGCGCGCGCGAGGTCGGCGTGCACACCGTGGAGTTCCTCGACCATCCCGACGGCCGCATCGAGGAAGGCCTCGCCCTGCGCAGGGAACTCGCGGCCGCGCTGCGCAGGCATCGCCCGGAAATGGTGGTGCTGTTCAACTTCGGTGACACCTGGGCGCCCGGAGTGGTCAACAGCGCCGATCACCGGGCTGTCGGCCGATCGGCGATGGACGCGATCTCCGATGCGGGCAACGAGTGGATCTTTCCCGAAATCGCCGATCTGGCACCGTGGTCGGCGCGCTGGGCGGCGGTGGTCGGTCCTGTCGCCACCCACGCGGTCGATGTGAGCGCGCATCTGGAGCAGGCGCGCGCCTCGTTGTCGGCGCATCGGCGTTATCTACAGGTGCTGAGCCCGGTGCCGGTGGACGAGCAGGTACGCGACATCGTCAACTTCGCCACGGGTCCCAAGGAAGGGTTTCC
It includes:
- a CDS encoding maleylpyruvate isomerase family mycothiol-dependent enzyme codes for the protein MDYLALLCAKLTAFGELITPDTELTAPVPSCGDWVFYDLVDHVGRGNLWVVTAVTELRGDFEGEPAPKDPAALREWYESTADAMVSSLSADENQQAWTFTRSMPRTVGFWRRRRAHETLMHLWDGQNALGEADPFDPDLAVDGIDEVFELFAPRMIHRGLAVEPDVALRVRTADTGNSWTYGPGEPVAELTGTASDLLLALWARKSGDDPEFTWDGDRAAGERVLAGPLVP
- a CDS encoding PIG-L deacetylase family protein encodes the protein MEQVPEDWQRGLVIVAHPDDIEYGAAAAVARWTGQGKDIRYLLVTRGEAGIAGMPPAQAAPLREIEEISGAREVGVHTVEFLDHPDGRIEEGLALRRELAAALRRHRPEMVVLFNFGDTWAPGVVNSADHRAVGRSAMDAISDAGNEWIFPEIADLAPWSARWAAVVGPVATHAVDVSAHLEQARASLSAHRRYLQVLSPVPVDEQVRDIVNFATGPKEGFPAEHAVGFELFTFGG